The Kribbella sp. NBC_00662 nucleotide sequence GGTAGGGGCCGGCGACGGCTGTTGCGGACCCGGAGACTGCTCTCGTGTCCACGGGTTCTGCGTCATGGCCCCTCCTCTCGCGGTGCGTCACAGGCTGTCGCCCACAGTATTCTCTCGCTTTCCGGGTGTACGTTCGTGACCCATCCACAGGCGAGGATGTTTCTACCCCCTTGTCGGGGTCAGTCGAGCCGGCGGGCTCGTGTGGTTTCTGCCTGCCCGGAATCCCTGGCATGCCTCGTGCGGGGGACATGCTAGAACGAGGACGTCGTAGTCGGATGAGCGAGGGAGATCTGTGGCGGGAATGAGAGGTCATCGTGGCTGACAAGATCCCGTCCTGGCCGAAAGTAACGATCCGGCTCTACGACGACCACAACGCCGAGGTGAAGATCGCCGGCCGCAGCCACCCGGTCAACCATCACGATCCGCGACAGGCTGCGATCCAGCTCGTCAGCGAGCGGGCGGCCCAGCTCGGCCGCGCGGTGAAGGCGACCGCGGTCGAGTCCGACGGCGCCTCCTGGCCGCTCATCATCCACCCGGACGGACAGGTCGAGGCGATCGAGGCCGACTCCGGCCGGGGCCGCAACGGCGGGCAGAAGCCGATCTGGCCGATCATCGTGGCGATGGTGGTCGGCTGTGTGCTGGTCATCGGGACGATCGTGTTCGTCGCCGTGATCAAGCCCAACCTGCACAAGAAGCCGACCGTCACCACCTCACCGCTGCTTCCGTCGCTCCCGGCGCCCAAGGTCAGCCCGGACGAGTTCCCACCGGGGAACGTGCCGCCGGGTTTCACCACCCACGCCGGCTGGACAGTCAACATCGCCGAGAACACCTCGCCCGCGATCAAGCCGGACGGCACCGAGGTCGCCATCCTGACCGACGACGGGAAGGTCGCGGTTTTCGATGCCAACGGCAAGGTGCTGTGGCAGGACGAAGTGCCGAAAGACTCGGAGAGCCCGGTCTACACGACGATCGACGGCAAGCTGGTACTGGCGGTTGCCACCCAGGACACCCTGATCTACTGGGCCGGCGGCGGCGCGGAGCCGAAGAAGGTCGGGCTCCCGGACGGGGCCAAGGTGCAGTTCTTCGGCAAGTCCCCGCTGATCACGCTGAGCGGCACCGGCGGCGCGATGGTGATGTCGGGCGGCGAGCTCAAGGCCGTGCCGAACCAACCGCGCCTGTCGACGATCCTGCTCGCCGAGGGCGATCGCGCGCTGATGTCGCAGTACCACGGCCCGCTGTTCTGGAGTGCGCCGGACAAGCCGCTGCAGACGATCACACCGCAGAAGCCGGGTGGCGCGATCTCCGACAAGCCTCAGCAGGTGCTCGCCGCCAGTCCGGACTACGTACTGGCGTTGTGGCAGACCAAGGATCCCGAGAAGTCGATCCCGACGGTGCACTCGACCGCGAGCGGCAAGGTCGTCGCGGTCTGCCAGCCTTCGTCGGCATCAGACGTCCAGTCGTGGGACTGGGTGCCGGACCCGAACCGCCGGATGGCCGCCTGGGGTGAATGCCTGATCAACCTGGCCACGCCCAGGACCGTGCTGCTCAACGACTTCCACCCGCTGTCGATCACGGGCTCGTTCATCTACGGCACGATGGGCAGCAAAATGTACGCCGTCACGCCGGGCAAGCCGCAGCACCTGCTGGACCCAGCTCCGGTCCGCCCGTGGGGTATTGCCGGCAACCACGCGATCATCGTCTACGCCTCGGTCCTCTACGCGCTGAACCCGGCCGCCCGATGAAGGCCGCACGATCAGGGGCGGCGCGATGAGGGCGGCGTTGCGCCGGTTGGCGTTGACGCTGGCGGCGGTCGGCGTACTGCTGCTGCCGTCCGCGCAGGCGCTTGCCGATGACAACGAACCGGCGCCGACCGAGTGGCCGACGGTCGCCCTGCCGGACGACAACGACGGCGAGGCGGCGCAGCCGGCCCCGGCCGAGTGGCCCGCGGTGGCGAAGCCGGACGACTCGAGTGACAACTCGTCCGAGCCCGGCCCGGTCGAGTGGCCGACCGTTCAGGACCTACCCGGCTGAAGGTTAAGGGCCTGCCCGCTGAAGGTCAGGAACTGCCCGGCTGACGGTCAGGATCTACCCAGCTCAAACAGAAAGGCCCGCGCTCCCTTTCGGGAACGCGGGCCTTCGTGCTGGTGCTGTGGTCAGCCGGCCGCAACCTCGAGGCGGACCGTGGCGGCCACCTCCGGGTGCAGCTGGACCGCGACCTGGTGCTTGCCGGTGGTCTTGATCGGCGACGCGATCGCGATCGCGCGCTTCTCGACCAGCGGGCCGCCCGCGGACTTGATCGCCGTGGCGATGTCGGCCGGGGTGACGGAGCCGAACAGGCGGCCGGTGTCGCCGGCCTTGACGGCCAGGGTCACGTTGAGCTGCTCGAGCTGGTTCTTGACCTCGCTCGCGTGCTCCTTGCCCTGGATCGCCCGGGCGTCACGCGCCCGCTTGATCGTCTGGATCTGCTTCTCGGCGCCGCGGGTCCAGCCGATGGCCAGGCCACGCGGGACCAGGTAGTTACGGCCGTAGCCGTCCTTCACCTCGACGATGTCGCCGGGAGCCCCGAGGCCCTCGACCTCCTGAGACAGGATGAGCTTCATGGTCCGCGCCTCCCTCAGCGAGCGGTGCTCGTGTACGGCAGCAGGGCCACCTCACGAGCGTTCTTGATAGCGGTCGCGACATCGCGCTGGTGCTGCACGCAGTTCCCGGTCACCCGGCGGGCGCGGATCTTGCCGCGGTCCGAGATGAACTTGCGCAGCAGCGCGGTGTCCTTGTAATCGACGTACGTCGCCTTGTCCTTGCAGAAGCCGCAGACCTTCTTCTTCGGCTTCCGAATGATCTTGGCCATTGTGGTGCTCTCTTCCTATTTCCAGAGCCCGGCACGAGTGCCGGAATGGTCCCTAACGGGTTTGCGGGCCGATCAGAACGGGGGCTCCTCCATCGAGCCGCCGCCCTGGCTGGCCCAGGGGTCGTTCTGCGGAGCGGACTGGCCGCCACCGCCTTGCGGGGTTGCCCAGGGGTCGTTCTGCTGGCCGCCCTGACCGCCGCCGTAGCCGCCGCCCTGGTTGCCACCTCCCTGGTTGCCGCCGCCACCGAACTGCTGGCCGCCGCCACCGCCACCACCGAAACCGCCGCCGTCGGAACGCGAGGTCTTGGAGATCTTCAGCGTCGCGTAGCGCATGCTCGCGCCGATCTCCTCGACGTCACACTCGAAGACGGTGCGCTTGTTCCCGTCGCGGTCGTCGTAGCTGCGCGCCTTGAGGCGGCCGGTGACGACGACCCGGGAACCCCGGGTCAGGGACTCGGCAACATTCTCGGCAACCTGACGCCACACCGCGCACGAGATGAAGAGGGTTTCCCCGTCCTTCCACTCGTTGGATTGCCGGTCCAGCGTCCGCGGAGTGCACGCGACGGTGAAATTCGCCACCGCGGCGCCCGAGGGCGTGAAGCGCAGTTCCGGATCACCCGTGAGGTTACCGATCAGGGTGATAGGTGGTTCGCCTGCCATTGCCGTTCCTCCTGCTATCGGGTGTGGCTGTGTCTACAGCATGTCTACAGCTATTGGTACCGGCCGGTGCCGACAGTACCGATGGCTGCTGACGACCCTAGGTTCAGTGCTGGTCCGGCCGGATGACCTTGGTGCGCAGGATCGACTCGTTCAGCGTGAGCTGACGGTCGAGCTCCTTCACCACCGCCGGCTCGGCGGTCAGGTCGACGACGGCATAGATGCCTTCGGACTTCTTCTTCACGTCGTAGGCGAGCTTGCGACGACCCCAGATGTCGAGCTTCTCGACCGTGCCACCTTCCTTGCGGACGATGTTCAGGTACTGGTCGATGGACGGCTCCACGGTGCGCTCATCGAGCTCCGGGTCGAGGATCACCATGACTTCATAACGACGCATGCGCGAACTCCACCTCCTTCGGACTTGGCGGCCACGGTCTCTCCGTGGCAGGAGGGCGATGCGATTGTGCTCACCGCCGGCAATTGCCGCCGACGCCAAGCAATGAGCCCGGTCGAGGACCGGGCCCACATCGAAAAGAATACCAGCGTCGGGATGGCCTTTTGACCATATCCACAGGCCTGTTGCGGTGACTCTGTGTCACCGCGGTACGACGACGCGCTCACCGCGACGGAGCACCAGCACGAGCAACGGTAAGGCGAGAACAACCGAGATCACCGCGAGGACCGGGAACCCGCCGAGCGTGAACAGCCACGGCGAGGTGGCGGTGGCGAGCGCGGAGACGGTCCAGATCGACGACTCCACCCGGCTCTCCAGCTCGGCCGAGCCCAGCTGGGCGCTGCCGCCGAGGTAGCAGAGGTTCCAGGCGTAGCCGAGCAGGAACAGCGACGGTGTGAAGACCAGTCCGGTCCGGGTGACCAGTACTGCGGCCGCCAGCAACCCGACCAGCCCAGCCAGCGTCACCACGCGAGGCCCGTACCTGTCGATGCACCAGCCGGTCAGCGGAGACAGAGCGAACATCCCCAGGGTGTGGACAGACAGCATGACGCCCAGCAGCCCGAGTCCGTCGTGGTGCAGGTGAGTGTGGACCGGGACGGCTGTCATCACGGACACCATCACCAGCTGACCCACCACCATCACGCCTGCCGCCAGTAGTACTGAGTGACCGCCGGACACCCGGCGTACCTCAGGAGCGTCGGTTGTCCTGGTACGCCGGATGTACGTCGACGCGATCAGTGCGGAGAAGACTGCAGCCAGGGCGAAGAGGAATGGACCTGCGATCGCTGGGAGACCGAAGGCAGCCGAGAAGGACTGTGATGGCGCCATGAGGAACGGTCCGCCCGCAGCGCCGAGTGTGCTGGCCCAGACGACTGTGCTCATCGCGCGGGCACGTTGAGAAGGCGGTGCGGTGTCAGCGGCGGCGTACCGAGACAGGAGGCTGGCTGCGTTGCCGACTCCTAGCAGGAACATCCCAACGAAGAGCAGCGCGAGCGGTGCGCCAACGGCTGCCAGGACGGTCGACGCTCCCCCGGCGACGCCCACGCCGTACCCGGTCCGGAGGGCTTGGGCGCGTCCGACGCGGGCTGTCCAACGCCCGACCGCCATGGCGCCGGCAGCGGTGCCGAGGACACCTGCGGTGTTGGGCAGCCCGGCCAGTGCCGGACCGAGGTCGTCGGCGATCAGGATGGCGCTGACTGCACTGGCAGCGACCATCGCGGCGTTCATCAGGGCAGCGGCGACAACGACGGGGATCAGCATGCCAACCACGCTAGAAAGGCCGCCCCTCGCGCTGAATGCTCGAAAGAAGGCGTCTGCCCTTGTCGAGGCGCGATATCGAAGGTGTTCTGGGGACATGACCTTTCAGGAGCGCGAACCCGACTCCACCGACTGGCAGATCCTGGCCGCCCTGCAGTCCGACGGGCGCCTGTCCTTCAACCAGCTCGGCAAGCGGGTCAACCTCTCCCCACCGGCCGTCGCCGATCGGGTACGTCGCCTGGAAGAGGCCGGCGTGATCAAGGGCTACCGCGCGGAGGTCGACCCGGCCCGCGCCGGCCAGCCGCTGTCGGCATTCGTCCAGATGCGCTGCACGACCGGCCGCTGCCTACTGAAGACCACCCGCGCC carries:
- a CDS encoding single-stranded DNA-binding protein; the encoded protein is MAGEPPITLIGNLTGDPELRFTPSGAAVANFTVACTPRTLDRQSNEWKDGETLFISCAVWRQVAENVAESLTRGSRVVVTGRLKARSYDDRDGNKRTVFECDVEEIGASMRYATLKISKTSRSDGGGFGGGGGGGQQFGGGGNQGGGNQGGGYGGGQGGQQNDPWATPQGGGGQSAPQNDPWASQGGGSMEEPPF
- the rplI gene encoding 50S ribosomal protein L9, with product MKLILSQEVEGLGAPGDIVEVKDGYGRNYLVPRGLAIGWTRGAEKQIQTIKRARDARAIQGKEHASEVKNQLEQLNVTLAVKAGDTGRLFGSVTPADIATAIKSAGGPLVEKRAIAIASPIKTTGKHQVAVQLHPEVAATVRLEVAAG
- a CDS encoding MFS transporter; protein product: MLIPVVVAAALMNAAMVAASAVSAILIADDLGPALAGLPNTAGVLGTAAGAMAVGRWTARVGRAQALRTGYGVGVAGGASTVLAAVGAPLALLFVGMFLLGVGNAASLLSRYAAADTAPPSQRARAMSTVVWASTLGAAGGPFLMAPSQSFSAAFGLPAIAGPFLFALAAVFSALIASTYIRRTRTTDAPEVRRVSGGHSVLLAAGVMVVGQLVMVSVMTAVPVHTHLHHDGLGLLGVMLSVHTLGMFALSPLTGWCIDRYGPRVVTLAGLVGLLAAAVLVTRTGLVFTPSLFLLGYAWNLCYLGGSAQLGSAELESRVESSIWTVSALATATSPWLFTLGGFPVLAVISVVLALPLLVLVLRRGERVVVPR
- the rpsF gene encoding 30S ribosomal protein S6, which gives rise to MRRYEVMVILDPELDERTVEPSIDQYLNIVRKEGGTVEKLDIWGRRKLAYDVKKKSEGIYAVVDLTAEPAVVKELDRQLTLNESILRTKVIRPDQH
- a CDS encoding Lrp/AsnC family transcriptional regulator — its product is MTFQEREPDSTDWQILAALQSDGRLSFNQLGKRVNLSPPAVADRVRRLEEAGVIKGYRAEVDPARAGQPLSAFVQMRCTTGRCLLKTTRAEDFPEVLEIHKLSGNSCSMLRVRVTSMQHLEGLFERLGEHGEMNTHIVLSTEFEGRPVQPPSDAGRTVTRSAGWGS
- the rpsR gene encoding 30S ribosomal protein S18, whose translation is MAKIIRKPKKKVCGFCKDKATYVDYKDTALLRKFISDRGKIRARRVTGNCVQHQRDVATAIKNAREVALLPYTSTAR